From one Rosa rugosa chromosome 4, drRosRugo1.1, whole genome shotgun sequence genomic stretch:
- the LOC133744890 gene encoding zinc finger BED domain-containing protein RICESLEEPER 2-like: MVDICMCSMLEKLSMRSLLFSGTKYPTSKLFFFPKVFVIQHSIQQAMRHQDGFMRQMGLEMNMKFEKYWSDYSLILGIAIVMDPRYKMEFVEWAYSKLYGVNSEQLKQFTDTLFSLFDVYVEKWSNPVNSSGFMSESCSQIEGEDTILEEFDANYKNGSTSSMNNEFHKYLDEERLERKKELDVLSWWKMEQFRYPILFHMACDVLTIHISTVASESAFSTAGRVLDQYRSSLLPDTVQALLCTRDWIFGKKD; encoded by the exons ATGGTAGATATCTGCATGTGCAGCATGTTGGAGAAACTTTCTATGAGGTCACTCTTATTTTCTGGAACCAAGTATCCTACttcaaaattgtttttttttcccaagGTATTTGTTATCCAGCACAGCATTCAACAAGCCATGAGACATCAAGATGGCTTCATGAGACAAATGGGATTAGAGATGAATatgaagtttgaaaaatattggTCGGATTACAGCTTGATCCTTGGAATTGCAATTGTGATGGATCCTCGGTACAAAATGGAATTTGTAGAGTGGGCCTATAGCAAGCTCTATGGTGTGAACTCTGAGCAATTGAAGCAATTCACTGATACTTTGTTTTCTCTATTTGATGTATATGTGGAGAAGTGGTCTAATCCCGTTAATTCAAGTGGTTTCATGAGTGAGAGTTGTTCTCAAATTGAAGGTGAAGACACCATTTTGGAG GAATTTGATGCTAACTACAAGAATGGTTCAACTTCGAGTATGAATAATGAATTTCACAAGTATCTTGATGAAGAAAggttggaaagaaagaaagagttggATGTTCTTTCTTGGTGGAAAATGGAACAATTTCGGTATCCTATACTTTTTCATATGGCTTGTGATGTGCTAACGATTCATATTTCTACGGTTGCATCTGAATCCGCGTTTAGTACTGCTGGTAGAGTATTAGATCAATACCGTAGCTCATTATTGCCTGATACTGTTCAAGCATTGCTATGTACTCGAGATTGGATTTTCGGTAAAAAAG ACTAA
- the LOC133746288 gene encoding transcription factor EGL1-like: MGTRLQNQERVPENLRKQLAIAVRSIQWSYAIFWSISPRQPGVLEWGDGYYNGDIKTRKTVQAIELDADQMGLQRSEHLRELYESLSAGEASPQARRPSAALSPEDLADTEWYYLVCMSFVFNIGQGLPGRTLANGQPIWLCNAHYADSKVFSRSLLAKSASIQTVVCFPFMGGVIELGVTELVLEDPGLIQHVKTSFLEVPYPLCLNTTNPSAGSYRNDNDLTSSALDQDVIDTKFIPIVRCEEIDVTYSSNGFGPNQPAEDSFMVEGMNGAASQVQSWQYMDDELSNYVHHSMDSSDCISQTLVYPEKIVSGPNGEKVVSDHFLQDHKECNSTKQVSLAPESNDLHYQSVLSSLLKSSHQLILGPHFQNGRQESSFVSWKKGGSVKCRKQRVGSPQYLLKKILFEVPKMHVICVLESPEDNGDRNGVWRPEAGESLMNHVLSERKRREKLNERFSILKSLVPSIQRDDKVAILDEAIEYLKDLEKRVEELETSQESTDLEATIKRKPQDNSEKTSDSCCNNKRSNGKKPLVYKRKACDIDETEPEINYVASKNSSSDNIKVSMNNKGALIEMRFPWREGVLLEIMDVTSSLHLDTHSVESSTTDGILSLTIQSRFKGSNIASAGMIEQALQRIARNC; encoded by the exons ATGGGTACTAGGCTCCAGAACCAGGAGAGAGTGCCAGAGAATCTGAGAAAACAGCTTGCAATTGCTGTGAGAAGTATCCAGTGGAGCTACGCAATCTTCTGGTCCATTTCACCAAGACAGCCAGG GGTTTTGGAGTGGGGTGATGGGTACTACAATGGAGATATTAAGACAAGAAAAACAGTTCAAGCCATAGAACTTGATGCTGATCAAATGGGTTTGCAGAGGAGTGAACACTTGAGAGAACTTTACGAGTCCCTCTCAGCTGGTGAAGCAAGCCCACAAGCTAGAAGGCCTTCAGCAGCATTATCTCCTGAAGATCTTGCTGATACAGAGTGGTATTACTTGGTTTGCATGTCTTTCGTCTTCAACATTGGCCAAGG GTTGCCAGGACGAACGTTAGCGAATGGCCAACCAATCTGGCTATGCAATGCTCATTATGCAGATAGTAAAGTGTTTAGTCGCTCTCTACTAGCAAAG AGCGCGTCCATTCAG ACTGTGGTATGCTTTCCTTTTATGGGAGGTGTGATAGAGCTGGGTGTGACTGAGCTG GTTCTGGAGGACCCTGGTCTCATTCAACATGTTAAAACATCATTTTTGGAGGTTCCATACCCCCTATGTTTGAACACAACCAATCCTAGTGCAGGAAGCTATAGAAATGACAATGATCTTACCAGCTCTGCGCTTGATCAGGATGTTATCGACACCAAATTCATTCCAATTGTAAGATGTGAAGAAATAGATGTGACTTACAGTTCAAATGGGTTCGGGCCAAATCAACCAGCTGAAGATTCATTCATGGTTGAAGGGATGAATGGGGCAGCTTCCCAAGTACAGAGCTGGCAGTATATGGATGATGAGTTAAGTAACTACGTACATCATTCCATGGATTCGAGTGATTGCATATCTCAAACATTGGTATATCCTGAAAAGATTGTCTCCGGTCCTAACGGTGAAAAGGTTGTCTCTGATCATTTTCTGCAAGACCATAAAGAGTGCAATTCCACAAAACAAGTCTCTTTGGCACCTGAAAGCAATGACTTGCATTACCAGAGTGTTCTTTCTTCCCTTCTAAAGAGCTCACACCAATTAATTTTGGGGCCACACTTTCAAAATGGTCGTCAGGAATCCAGCTTTGTGAGTTGGAAGAAAGGAGGATCTGTAAAATGCCGAAAACAACGAGTTGGAAGCCCGCAATACTTGTTGAAGAAGATTTTGTTTGAAGTTCCTAAGATGCATGTAATTTGTGTTCTTGAGTCCCCAGAAGATAATGGTGATCGAAATGGAGTTTGGAGACCAGAAGCTGGTGAAAGTCTTATGAACCATGTATTATCCGAGAGGAAGCGAAGGGAAAAACTAAATGAAAGGTTTTCCATTTTGAAATCTCTGGTGCCTTCAATTCAAAGG GATGACAAAGTAGCCATACTTGATGAAGCAATAGAGTATTTGAAAGATCTTGAGAAAAGGGTTGAAGAGTTGGAAACGTCCCAGGAGTCAACAGATTTAGAGGCGACAATAAAGAGGAAACCCCAAGATAATAGTGAGAAAACATCTGACAGCTGTTGCAACAACAAAAGGAGTAATGGGAAGAAACCATTAGTTTACAAGAGGAAGGCCTGTGACATTGATGAAACAGAACCAGAAATCAACTATGTTGCGTCGAAGAACAGTTCGAGTGATAATATAAAGGTGAGTATGAACAACAAGGGTGCTCTAATTGAGATGAGGTTTCCTTGGAGGGAGGGAGTGTTGCTAGAAATCATGGATGTCACAAGCAGTCTCCACTTAGATACTCACTCAGTTGAATCATCCACCACAGATGGGATTCTTTCTCTGACTATTCAATCAAGG TTTAAGGGGTCTAATATTGCATCAGCTGGGATGATAGAGCAAGCACTTCAGAGAATCGCTAGGAACTGTTGA